Proteins encoded by one window of Dreissena polymorpha isolate Duluth1 chromosome 11, UMN_Dpol_1.0, whole genome shotgun sequence:
- the LOC127851133 gene encoding jerky protein homolog-like, whose translation MSQPPAKRRRVELTLEDKIKLITESTAQPKPSLNALGERFKIGKSTVSDILKKKNVYQEQWEKNASGSKFRFDNECKFDRLNELTWEWFSRKRAQNFPLSGPVIQEKASSFAKELGYHDFKGSSGWLTSWKSRYSVKAFKVSGESAGVDQQTVSDFKSRLPDIIQGYSLENICYADETGLYYKALPDKTLAVRGDGAKGFNVQKDRITVLFACSATEEKLTPLVIGKAANPRCLKNVRRERLGVTFVSNKRAWMTSAVFSDWLRDTP comes from the coding sequence ATGTCGCAGCCTCCAGCTAAACGCAGACGCGTAGAGCTTACGTTAGAGGATAAGATAAAGCTCATTACGGAATCAACTGCTCAACCAAAACCATCTCTGAATGCACTCGGCGAGCGCTTCAAGATCGGGAAGTCAACGGTCAGTGACATCTTGAAGAAAAAGAACGTCTACCAGGAGCAGTGGGAGAAAAATGCGTCTGGCTCCAAGTTCCGTTTCGACAACGAATGCAAGTTCGACCGACTGAACGAGCTGACGTGGGAGTGGTTTAGCCGGAAGCGGGCCCAGAACTTCCCTTTGTCTGGACCTGTGATCCAGGAGAAAGCAAGCAGCTTCGCAAAGGAACTGGGGTACCACGACTTCAAGGGGTCCAGCGGCTGGCTCACCTCCTGGAAGTCCCGCTACTCTGTGAAGGCATTCAAGGTGTCCGGGGAGAGTGCTGGGGTGGACCAGCAGACAGTCAGTGACTTCAAGAGCCGGCTTCCAGACATCATACAGGGATACAGCCTGGAGAACATCTGTTATGCCGACGAGACAGGCCTCTACTACAAGGCATTACCTGACAAGACCCTGGCTGTGCGCGGAGACGGTGCAAAGGGATTCAACGTGCAAAAGGATAGAATAACTGTCCTCTTCGCATGCAGCGCCACGGAAGAGAAGCTGACACCGCTGGTCATTGGCAAGGCAGCAAATCCCCGCTGCTTGAAGAACGTGCGACGAGAGCGTCTTGGTGTTACTTTCGTCAGTAATAAGCGTGCGTGGATGACGTCAGCTGTGTTCTCTGATTGGCTCCGGGACACTCCTTAA